A single region of the Corallococcus macrosporus genome encodes:
- a CDS encoding FdhF/YdeP family oxidoreductase, translating to MDQGQDGGGNALVVPGAQPPLEAQPPDVGPVKTVAGGVPAVLSAFKHVLSEAGPWRGGRLVWKINQQDGFDCPGCAWPDPRHRSVQEYCENGAKAVAEEGTQERVTPEFFREWSVARLAEQSDLWLGKAGRLTHPMVLREGATHYEPLSWDEAFALVAEELNVLGSPDEAAFYTSGRTSNEAAFLYQLFVREFGTNNLPDCSNMCHESSGTGLTETIGIGKGTVTLEDFDHAQAIFVIGQNPGTNHPRMLTALQAAARRGCEIVSVNPLPETGLNRFKHPQEVLHLFGPGTALNKLFLQVRINGDVALLQGLGKALLEREAKAPGTVVDRAFVEGRTAGFDAYAAHLATVSWVDVVEESGVPREQIEEAADILARSERTIFCWAMGLTQHKNAVGNIQEIVNLALLRGSIGKQGAGVCPVRGHSNVQGDRTMGIWEHAKPEFMDALAKEFGFAPPRHRGLDTVGTLQALHEGRVKVFFAMGGNFLSATPDTEFTARALRRARLTVHVSTKLNRAHLVHGQRALILPCLGRTEHDVQAAGRQFVTVEDSMGMVHASRGAVAPASEHLLSEPVIVARLAKAVLGARSKVPWLSLVEDYDRVRELIQRCIPGFDDFNRRVRERNGFALPNGPREGRFTTKDGKAHFTVHEMPRHRLEPGQLLMMTLRSHDQYNTTVYGLDDRYRGIRQGRRVVFLHPEDVKARGLTAGQKVDLTSHFQGETRVAREFLVVPYNIPRQCAATYFPEANVLVPVDSFADKSRTPTSKSVVITVAPSPVAAALVPASNPRSG from the coding sequence ATGGATCAGGGACAGGACGGGGGCGGGAACGCACTGGTGGTGCCGGGGGCGCAGCCTCCGCTGGAGGCCCAGCCTCCGGACGTGGGGCCGGTGAAGACGGTGGCGGGCGGCGTGCCCGCGGTGTTGAGCGCGTTCAAGCACGTGCTGTCGGAAGCGGGCCCGTGGCGCGGCGGCAGGCTCGTCTGGAAGATCAACCAGCAGGACGGCTTCGACTGTCCGGGCTGTGCGTGGCCGGATCCGCGGCACCGCTCCGTGCAGGAGTACTGCGAGAACGGCGCGAAGGCGGTGGCGGAGGAGGGCACGCAGGAGCGCGTGACGCCGGAGTTCTTCCGCGAGTGGAGCGTGGCGCGGCTCGCCGAGCAGTCCGACCTGTGGCTGGGCAAGGCGGGCCGGCTCACGCACCCCATGGTGCTGCGCGAGGGCGCGACGCACTACGAGCCCCTGTCCTGGGACGAGGCCTTCGCGCTGGTGGCGGAGGAGCTGAACGTGCTGGGCTCGCCGGACGAGGCCGCGTTCTACACGTCTGGCCGCACGAGCAACGAGGCCGCGTTCCTCTACCAGTTGTTCGTGCGGGAGTTCGGCACCAACAACCTGCCGGACTGCTCGAACATGTGCCACGAGTCCAGCGGCACGGGGCTCACGGAGACGATTGGCATTGGCAAGGGCACGGTGACGCTGGAGGACTTCGACCACGCCCAGGCCATCTTCGTCATCGGGCAGAACCCGGGCACCAACCACCCGCGCATGCTGACGGCGCTCCAGGCCGCCGCGCGCCGGGGCTGTGAAATCGTCTCCGTCAACCCGCTGCCGGAGACGGGGCTCAACCGCTTCAAGCACCCGCAGGAGGTGCTGCACCTGTTCGGCCCGGGCACGGCGCTGAACAAGCTGTTCCTCCAGGTGCGCATCAACGGCGACGTGGCGCTGCTCCAGGGGCTGGGCAAGGCGCTGCTGGAGCGCGAGGCGAAGGCGCCGGGCACGGTGGTGGACCGGGCCTTTGTCGAAGGCAGGACGGCGGGCTTCGACGCGTACGCCGCGCACCTGGCCACGGTGTCCTGGGTCGACGTGGTGGAGGAGAGCGGGGTGCCGCGCGAGCAGATTGAGGAAGCGGCGGACATCCTGGCGCGCTCCGAGCGGACCATCTTCTGCTGGGCCATGGGGCTCACGCAGCACAAGAACGCGGTGGGCAACATCCAGGAGATCGTCAACCTGGCGCTCCTGCGCGGCAGCATCGGCAAGCAGGGCGCGGGCGTGTGCCCGGTGCGCGGTCACAGCAACGTGCAGGGTGACCGCACCATGGGCATCTGGGAGCACGCCAAGCCGGAGTTCATGGACGCGCTGGCGAAGGAGTTCGGCTTCGCGCCGCCACGCCACCGGGGCCTGGACACGGTGGGGACGCTCCAGGCGCTGCATGAAGGGCGCGTGAAGGTGTTCTTCGCCATGGGCGGCAACTTCCTGTCGGCCACGCCGGACACGGAGTTCACCGCGCGGGCGCTGCGGCGGGCGCGGCTCACGGTGCACGTGTCCACGAAGCTCAACCGCGCGCACCTGGTGCATGGCCAGCGCGCGCTCATCCTCCCGTGCCTGGGACGGACCGAGCACGACGTGCAGGCGGCGGGGCGGCAGTTCGTGACGGTGGAGGACTCGATGGGGATGGTGCACGCGTCGCGCGGCGCCGTGGCCCCCGCGTCCGAGCACCTGCTCAGCGAGCCCGTCATCGTGGCCCGGCTGGCGAAGGCGGTGCTGGGGGCGCGCTCGAAGGTGCCGTGGCTGTCGCTGGTGGAGGACTACGACCGGGTGCGTGAGCTGATCCAGCGCTGCATCCCGGGCTTCGACGACTTCAACCGCCGGGTGCGTGAGCGCAACGGGTTCGCGCTGCCCAACGGTCCGCGCGAGGGGCGCTTCACGACGAAGGACGGCAAGGCGCACTTCACGGTGCACGAGATGCCGCGCCACCGGCTGGAGCCCGGGCAGTTGCTGATGATGACGCTGCGCTCGCATGATCAGTACAACACCACCGTGTATGGCCTGGATGATCGCTACCGGGGCATCCGCCAGGGCCGGCGCGTGGTGTTCCTGCACCCGGAGGACGTGAAGGCGCGCGGGCTGACGGCGGGGCAGAAGGTGGACCTGACCAGCCACTTCCAGGGGGAGACGCGCGTGGCGCGCGAGTTCCTGGTGGTGCCGTACAACATCCCGCGCCAGTGCGCGGCCACCTACTTCCCGGAAGCGAACGTGCTGGTGCCGGTGGACAGCTTCGCGGACAAGAGCCGCACGCCCACGTCCAAGTCCGTGGTCATCACCGTGGCCCCAAGCCCCGTGGCCGCGGCGCTGGTCCCCGCCAGCAATCCGAGGTCCGGGTGA